The genomic region ACGGCCTCGGCCGCACCGGGGACGAGCTCGCCGGTGTCCGGATCGTGCGTACGGCCCTCGACGCCCCGCTGAACTGGATCGCGCGCAACGCGGGTCTGGAGGGCGCGGTCATCGTCGCCAGGGTCAAGGACCTCGCACCGGGTCACGGCTACAACGCCGCGACCGGGGAGTACACCGACCTGATCGCGGCCGGAGTCATCGACCCGGTCAAGGTCACCCGTTCGGCGGTGGCGAACGCCGCCTCGATCGCGGCGTTGCTCATCACCACGGAGAGCCTCGTCGTCGAGAAGCCGGCGGTGTCCGACGGCGACCATGGGCACTCCCACGGTCACGGCCACAGCCACGGGCACAGCCACCCGCAGGGCCCCGGTTTCTGATCGGAAGCCGTCCCGCGAGGCCCGGCCGGGTGACTCCGGCCGGCGCCCCGCCCGCGGCAGCGAAACGGCCCGCTCGGTCCCCGATCAGGGGTCCGAGCGGGCCGTCGCCGTTTCCGGGTGTTCATCCGGCGGCCGGCCGCTCGACGAAGGGCGGCCGGCCGGCGGGCGCCACCCGAACGACTGGGCGAGACCGGCCGGTGGGCCCGCTCACCCGTCGCGGGTGATCGTCATGGTCGGGATCGGATGTCCGGCCAAGTCGTCACCTGCCGCGGGGCCGGTCAGCAGGCCGGCGCGAGCCCCGGCCGCGCGGGGACGCGGCGAGCCACCCCCCGCCGCGAGCGGCCGGTGAGGATCGCCTCCCGTTCCGATTCGCTGAGCCCTCCCCAGACGCCGTAGGGCTCCCGGGCGGTCAGTGCGTACTCCCCGCAGGCGCGGATGACCGGGCACCGGGCGCAGATCGCCTTGGCCGCGGCCTCGCGGGCGGCCCGGGCCGGTCCGCGTTCGCCCTCCGGGTGGAAGAACAGCTCGGTGCTCTCCCCGCGGCACGCGCCATGCAGTTGCCACTCCCACTTCTCCGCGCCGGGGCCGGGAAGTCGTCGGACGTCGGTCATCGGCCTGAGCCCCCCTTTCGACCTGAGCGGCAAGCGCCGCGGGCTCACCGTAGTACGGTCACCCTTTCGGTGATCTTGAAAAAATTCACCCGGGCGACCCCGCGTCGCCTGTCGTCAGGTCCGGTGTGCCGCGCCGGCACAGCCCCCGCCGGGACGCGGCGCGGATCCACGGGTCGTCCGATGGTCGCGTGACCGGGCGAGGCCTCCCGTCCGGTGCCACCGGCCGCCCGGACGGATCCGGAATCGGGAGGGACGTCCGGTCCGTGGGTCCGGCGGACAACTTCGTGGACGGTGGTTCGCCTACCCCGGCGATCGCCTGGTCACACGGCCCGGCCGGAACGTCACCGGCGAAGGCTGCAACTCGGGGCCGCCTGGGCGGCCTCCGCGGCCCGGCATATCCCCGGCGGGGCCACCGGCGCCGGACTAATCGTGCGAAACGGAAGAAATAAACAAAACGGATTAACCGGTACAAGCGACCGATGGAGAGCCGACGTCGGACGGCCGGGGAACGCCCTGGGTCGACCGTCGGCTGGCAG from Frankia alni ACN14a harbors:
- a CDS encoding WhiB family transcriptional regulator → MTDVRRLPGPGAEKWEWQLHGACRGESTELFFHPEGERGPARAAREAAAKAICARCPVIRACGEYALTAREPYGVWGGLSESEREAILTGRSRRGVARRVPARPGLAPAC